From the Lathyrus oleraceus cultivar Zhongwan6 chromosome 4, CAAS_Psat_ZW6_1.0, whole genome shotgun sequence genome, one window contains:
- the LOC127137051 gene encoding uncharacterized protein LOC127137051, which yields MDEFQDQFAELQKEIKALRGKELFGRDVNDMCLVPDVRMPAKFKLPEFEKYKGSSCPQTHLVMYVRKMSMYTNDQRMLIHCFQDSLTGAALRWYMGLDSSQIKTFNDLGEAFIKHYKYNLDNMPDRDQLRSMQQREKETFREYAQRWREIAAQVVPPMEEKEMTKVFLKTLDTFYYERMIASAPTDFTDMVNMGVRLEEAVREGRLVREGSSSSSGAKRYGGFMKKKEQETNAVSYNHPRRINYPYHSQHQHIAAVTPVITSAPVQVQYPQQRTNRFQQNTQYQQQHQPQQHQHQLQQRPPQQQRRTNFDPIPMSYAELYPALITKNLVQPRPRPLVPEVLPWWYKPEVSCPFHQNAPGHDLDNCFALKLEVQKLTRAGILTFKNMGPNVKDNPMPSHGPSSVNNIEVCLNEQRVTKIEEIRRSLVEIHSVLCAHGLFQHDHQICGTCSVNSRGCRKIQDDLQGVLDQGLIQISRQVSSPESQEQEVNVIIPCFNIPEKVEIAYHPREPVVICPPGPMPYTSDKAVPYRYAATIIENGKEVEIKTLASVTNIAANSRMTRSGRVFAPPVIPSRNVEKDPVVVVPVTREAEGQTSNSTLDKETDELLRIIKLSDYKVVDQLLQTPSKISILSLLLNSAVRREALLKVLDQAFVEQGITAEQFNNVVGSITSCNGLGFCDEELPEEGKNHNFALHISANCQGDSLSNILIDTGSSLNVMPKSTLLKLKYKGGKMRHSGIIVKAFDGSRKTVIGEVDLPIGIGPHVFQITFQVMDIVPAYSCLLGRPWIHEAGAITSTLHQKLKFVKNGQIVTVNGEQAMLISHLSSFSVIEVDETAVQTPFQALTIDDYKKSEGSIASFKDAQQIVKTGPTEMWGKVIELPENVNHAGLGFVDGKQVQTSVVRPFKDIFHSGGFINMVAVEEDTFERKTEDEGPRFVTPGKSQNTGPNLEGSTYKMGENSIIHLVTLTA from the exons ATGGATGAATTCCAGGATCAGTTTGCGGaattacaaaaagagataaaagctcTTCGTGGGAAAGAACTGTTTGGCAGAGATGTAAATGATATGTGTTTGGTTCCAGACGTAAGGATGCCAGCAAAATTTAAACTACCAgaatttgaaaagtacaaaggaagTTCTTGTCCACAGACCCATTTGGTTATGTACGTGCGAAAGATGTCAATGTACACCAACGACCAAAGGATGCTCATTCATTGTTTTCAAGACAGCCTTACCGGTGCAGCTTTACGCtggtatatgggattagacagtTCTCAGATCAAGACTTTCAACGATTTAGGCGAGGCCTTTATCAAACATTACAAATACAACCTTGATAATATGCCAgaccgagatcagttgaggtcCATGCAACAAAGAGAAAAGGAGACATTCCGTGAATACGCGCAAAGGTGGCGCGAAATTGCAGCACAGGTTGTTCCACCtatggaagaaaaggagatgacgaAAGTGTTCTTAAAGACTCTTGATACTttttattacgagaggatgattgCAAGCGCTCCTACAGACTTTACTGACATGGTAAACATGGGAGTCCGTTTAGAGGAAGCAGTTCGAGAAGGGCGTCTAGTCAGAGAAGGAAGTTCATCTTCAAGCGGGGCAAAGAGGTACGGCGGTTTTATGAAAAAGAAGGAACAAGAAACTAATGCTGTGTCCTATAATCATCCAAGAAGGATCAATTATCCTTACCATTCCCAACACCAACATATAGCAGCCGTGACTCCAGTAATCACTTCCGCTCCAGTTCAAGTCCAATACCCTCAGCAGCGTACCAACCGCTTCCAACAGAAtactcagtatcagcaacaacatcaacctcaacaacatcaacatcagtTACAACAACGTCCACCACAGCAGCAAAGAAGAAccaattttgatccaattccaatgtcatatgcagaattgtatccagCTTTGATCACTAAAAACCTTGTGCAACCACGACCACGACCTCTTGTACCAGAAGTGCTACcttggtggtacaagccagaggTATCTTGTCCCTTTCATCAGAATGCTCCAGGTCATGACTTAGACAACTGTTTTGCTTTAAAGTTGGAAGTACAGAAGTTGACAAGAGCAGGTATCCTGACCTTCAAGAACATGGGTCCCAATGTGAAGGACAATCCAATGCCAAGTCATGGTCCTTCATCAGTGAACAATATAGAAGTTTGTCTCAATGAACAACGTGTTACGAAGATAGAGGAGATTCGGCGGTCTTTGGTTGAAATTCATTCTGTTTTATGTGCTCATGGTCTATTCCAACATGACCACCAGATCTGTGGTACATGTTCAGTCAATTCAAGAGGTTGTAGAAAGATTCAAGATGATTTGCAAGGCGTCCTTGATCAGGGTTTGATTCAGATTTCTAGACAAGTGAGTTCTCCAGAATCACAAGAACAAGAGGTGAATGTCATCATTCCTTGCTTCAACATTCCAGAGAAAGTAGAGATAGCTTATCATCCGAGGGAGCCAGTGGTGATTTGCCCTCCGGGCCCAATGCCTTACACTTCAGATAAAGCGGTCCCCTACCGCTATGCAGCAACTATTATTGAGAACGGTAAAGAGGTCGAGATTAAAACCTTAGCCTCAGTTACCAATATCGCAGCAAATAGCCGAATGACGCGCAGTGGCCGCGTGTTCGCTCCGCCGGTTATCCCAAGTAGAAATGTTGAGAAAGATCCAGTGGTCGTGGTACCAGTGACAAGAGAAGCAGAAGGGCAAACAAGCAATTCAACCCTTGACAAAGAAACAGATGAACTACTCAGAATTATCAAGCTCAGTGACTACAAAGTGGTAGATCAGTTGCTacagacaccgtcaaaaatctcgaTCCTGTCCTTATTATTGAACTCAGCTGTCCGCAGAGAAGCACTACTGAAGGTGCTTGATCAAGCCTTTGTAGAACAGGGTATAACAGCAGAGCAGTTCAACAATGTTGTAGGCAGCATCACTTCGTGCAATGGCTTAggcttttgtgatgaagaactgCCAGAAGAAGGAAAGAATCACAACTTCGCTCTCCATATCTCAGCCAATTGTCAAGGGGATTCTTTGTCTAATATCCTAATTGACACCGGTTCATCTCTGAATGTCATGCCCAAGTCTACCTTGTTGAAGCTAAAGTATAAAGGGGGGAAAATGCGGCACAGTGGAATTATTGTGAAAGCGTTCGATGGATCAAGAAAAACAGTCATTGGAGAAGTTGATTTGCCTATTGGTATTGGACCACACGTattccagatcactttccaggttatggacataGTGCCAGCTTATAGCTGTCTGCTCGGAcgcccatggattcatgaggcgggTGCCATTACATCCACGttacaccaaaagttaaagtttgtcaagaatgggcAAATAGTGACGGTTAATGGGGAGCAGGCTATGCTGATTAGCCACCTTTCATCGTTTAGTGTGATAGAAGTAGACGAGACGGCTGTTCAAACTCCATTTCAGGCCCTGACCATCGATGATTACAAGAAAAGTGAAGGTTCAATCGCGTCATTCAAAGACGCCCAGCAGATTGTCAAGACAGGTCCTACAGAAATGTGGGGCAAGGTGATAGAGTTGCCAGAAAACGTTAACCATGCAGGATTAGGCTTTGTTGATGGAAAACAAGTGCAGACTTCAGTGGTGCGACCTTTCAAAGATATCTTTCACAGCGGTGGGTTTATCAACATGGTAGCAGTTGAAGAGGATACTTTTGAGAGAAAGACAGAAGACGAAGGCCCCAGATTTGTGACACCagga AAGTCTCAAAACACAGGACCGAATCTTGAAGGTTCAACATACAAAATGGGTGAAAATTCCATTATCCACCTTGTAACCCTCACTGCGTGA